A genomic stretch from Candidatus Brocadiia bacterium includes:
- a CDS encoding FAD-dependent oxidoreductase, whose product METVIIGAGGAGISALETIRRCDKDIPLTVISAERTVPYSLCALPSLLGGELPHKALPRVSKNFFKKNSVKVLQGSPVQRILADKQKLILKNGKSVKYQKLLIAAGSMPIIPPIEGIDSPGVFSLSTLAGCRAINDYTKKHKVRRAVIIGAGFTGIETALSLHERGIKTVIVEMLPRVLARILDEDMTEPVEQILNGKGIEIKLGEEVIQVTGGKAVNGIRLKSGGLIAGDLVVVSIGVRPNIKFLEGSGIKTNRGIIVNNNMRTNIENVYAAGDAAEAHDFILGKPALSAIWPNAVEQGRIAALNMMDILTVYEGNVSVNALNIDGISVTGMGQTANEAQQQGASGLEEIRYRNQHSRRKLILRDNRIIGFQSFGVFRNSGTIWNYMQKRQDISALKNELLKDSLKLQYNTKGI is encoded by the coding sequence ATGGAAACAGTCATCATAGGCGCAGGCGGTGCGGGGATTTCGGCCTTGGAAACAATCCGCCGCTGCGATAAGGATATCCCGCTTACCGTCATTTCGGCCGAACGGACTGTTCCTTATTCGCTGTGCGCTTTGCCTTCTCTTCTGGGCGGCGAATTACCCCATAAAGCGCTGCCGCGGGTAAGCAAGAATTTCTTCAAGAAGAATTCAGTCAAGGTGTTACAGGGCAGCCCGGTCCAGCGTATCCTGGCCGATAAGCAAAAATTAATCCTGAAGAACGGCAAATCCGTAAAGTACCAGAAACTTCTTATCGCGGCCGGCTCGATGCCGATAATCCCCCCTATAGAAGGAATTGACAGCCCCGGGGTATTCTCATTATCAACGCTGGCCGGTTGTCGGGCAATTAATGATTACACTAAAAAGCATAAGGTCAGACGGGCTGTTATTATCGGAGCCGGTTTTACCGGTATCGAGACCGCATTAAGCCTGCACGAACGCGGAATAAAAACCGTAATAGTCGAAATGCTTCCGCGCGTTCTGGCACGGATATTGGATGAAGATATGACCGAGCCGGTCGAGCAGATACTTAACGGTAAAGGAATTGAAATCAAGCTGGGCGAGGAAGTCATTCAGGTTACCGGCGGCAAAGCCGTCAACGGCATCCGCCTGAAAAGCGGAGGCTTGATAGCCGGCGACTTAGTTGTGGTCAGCATCGGCGTCAGGCCCAACATCAAATTCCTTGAAGGCAGCGGCATAAAAACCAACCGCGGAATCATTGTGAATAATAATATGCGGACTAACATTGAAAACGTTTATGCGGCCGGCGACGCGGCCGAGGCGCACGACTTTATATTGGGTAAACCGGCTTTGAGCGCCATCTGGCCCAATGCCGTGGAGCAGGGCCGAATCGCCGCACTGAATATGATGGATATCCTAACTGTCTATGAAGGCAACGTCAGCGTAAATGCGCTTAATATCGACGGCATATCCGTGACCGGAATGGGTCAAACGGCTAACGAAGCCCAACAACAGGGCGCCAGCGGCCTGGAAGAAATCAGATACCGGAATCAGCACAGCCGGCGCAAACTCATCCTGCGGGATAATCGCATCATCGGCTTTCAATCCTTCGGTGTATTCAGGAATTCCGGTACCATTTGGAACTATATGCAAAAACGCCAGGATATCTCCGCGCTGAAAAACGAACTGTTAAAAGACAGCCTTAAACTGCAATATAATACTAAGGGCATATAA